A part of Ictalurus furcatus strain D&B chromosome 8, Billie_1.0, whole genome shotgun sequence genomic DNA contains:
- the LOC128611954 gene encoding putative monooxygenase p33MONOX — MGGNEGGGRGDRWSLFGMRPTVQKSPTDPGSDSNTSGGFNLQSCFGLQKSTTLDGIKTQVNLAVEDPANFKSSNLEVTGAEGKKASAHKLKHRDMNVLTPSGF, encoded by the exons ATGGGTGGAAACGAAGGCGGAGGACGCGGAGACCGATGGAGCCTCTTCGGGATGCGTCCCACCGTGCAGAAATCCCCCACCGACCCCGGCTCCGATTCCAACACCTCGG GAGGTTTCAACCTGCAGTCGTGCTTCGGGCTTCAGAAGTCCACCACCCTGGACGGCATCAAGACCCAAGTGAACCTCGCGGTCGAAGACCCCGCCAACTTCAAGTCTTCCAACCTGGAGGTGACCGGAGCGGAGGGAAAAAAGGCATCTGCGCATAAACTCAAACATCGCGACATGAACGTTCTCACTCCGTCCGGCTTCTGA